Proteins found in one Campylobacter lari genomic segment:
- a CDS encoding adenylosuccinate synthase: MSKADIVVGIQWGDEGKGKIVDKLCENYDYVCRSAGGHNAGHTIWVDGIRYALHLMPSGVLNKQCINVIGNGVVVNPDVLISEMAQFENLEGRLFISDRAHLNLNHHALIDQARERLKGDKAIGTTGKGIGPSYEDKISRNGHRVGELLEPEKLCENLMKDFELKKTYFDVLGIAMPSYDEILKDLKRFKEVLAPYIADTTRMLWKALDEDKKVLLEGAQGSMLDIDHGTYPYVTSSTTISAGALSGLGLNPKEIGKVIGIVKAYTTRVGNGAFPSEDLGEDGEKIGLIGKEIGVSTGRKRRCGWFDAVAVRYTARLNGLDTLSLMKLDVLDGFESVKICKAYEYKGQEIDYVPCDLENAKPIYEVMEGWDKVAGIRDYDLLPENAKKYIERLEELSGVKVGYISTSPEREDTIIL; the protein is encoded by the coding sequence ATGAGTAAAGCAGATATTGTCGTTGGTATCCAATGGGGTGATGAGGGCAAAGGTAAGATAGTTGATAAGCTATGTGAAAATTATGATTATGTTTGCAGGAGTGCAGGCGGACATAATGCAGGTCACACTATATGGGTTGATGGTATAAGATACGCTTTACATTTAATGCCATCAGGTGTTTTGAATAAGCAATGTATTAATGTTATAGGAAATGGAGTTGTAGTTAATCCTGATGTATTAATTAGCGAAATGGCTCAATTTGAAAATTTAGAAGGAAGATTATTTATAAGCGATAGGGCTCATTTAAATTTAAATCATCATGCTTTGATTGATCAAGCAAGAGAAAGACTTAAAGGCGATAAAGCTATAGGAACAACAGGCAAAGGCATAGGACCAAGTTATGAAGATAAAATAAGTCGTAATGGACATAGAGTAGGGGAATTGCTAGAGCCTGAAAAACTTTGCGAAAATTTAATGAAAGATTTTGAACTTAAAAAAACTTATTTTGATGTTTTAGGTATTGCAATGCCTAGTTATGATGAAATTTTAAAAGATTTAAAACGCTTTAAAGAAGTTTTAGCACCATATATTGCAGATACCACAAGAATGCTTTGGAAAGCTTTGGATGAAGATAAAAAAGTATTGCTAGAGGGTGCGCAAGGATCAATGCTGGATATTGATCATGGAACTTATCCTTATGTTACTAGTTCAACAACTATTTCAGCTGGAGCTTTAAGTGGTTTGGGTTTAAATCCAAAAGAAATTGGAAAAGTTATAGGTATAGTAAAAGCTTATACAACAAGAGTGGGAAATGGAGCTTTTCCAAGTGAAGATTTAGGCGAAGATGGTGAAAAAATAGGACTTATTGGTAAAGAAATCGGTGTAAGTACAGGTAGAAAAAGAAGATGCGGTTGGTTTGATGCGGTTGCGGTAAGATATACCGCAAGGTTAAATGGCTTAGATACTTTATCATTGATGAAACTTGATGTATTAGATGGTTTTGAAAGTGTTAAAATTTGTAAAGCTTATGAGTATAAGGGGCAAGAAATAGACTATGTGCCTTGTGATTTAGAAAATGCTAAACCTATTTATGAAGTAATGGAAGGTTGGGATAAAGTTGCAGGGATTAGGGATTATGATTTGTTACCTGAAAATGCTAAAAAATACATTGAACGTTTAGAAGAATTAAGTGGTGTTAAAGTAGGTTATATCTCTACAAGCCCTGAAAGAGAAGATACTATTATTTTATGA
- a CDS encoding flagellar FliJ family protein translates to MKSKYSSVIKLRKQQLDKAEVNLTKTRQKLLQCEEELKEASKTCESLTLAEKGSIALLRSSLKMQEIAREGKQRVKQKLDLTKKELAHHQHLYKKAHLEFEKIKVLENEELKKIQKALQKEEEKFIDELAITRHFNKDK, encoded by the coding sequence ATGAAAAGCAAATATTCTTCTGTTATTAAGCTTAGAAAACAACAGCTTGATAAAGCAGAAGTAAATTTAACTAAAACAAGACAAAAGCTTTTGCAATGCGAGGAAGAGCTTAAAGAAGCCTCAAAAACTTGCGAAAGCTTAACTTTGGCCGAAAAGGGTTCGATAGCTTTGTTAAGATCGTCTTTAAAAATGCAAGAAATCGCAAGAGAGGGCAAGCAAAGAGTTAAACAAAAATTAGATTTAACCAAAAAAGAATTAGCGCACCATCAGCACTTATATAAAAAAGCTCATTTGGAATTTGAAAAAATCAAAGTTTTAGAAAATGAAGAATTAAAAAAGATTCAAAAGGCTTTACAAAAAGAAGAGGAAAAATTTATAGACGAGCTTGCTATAACAAGGCATTTTAATAAGGATAAATAA